TCAAATATAGAAGAGTGCTCATTTCCCACGATATCCTGAGATACTATTGGATCCTCTGTATATTGAAGTATGCCTTTAAGCTCGTTTTCTGACGCTCTTTTAAATACTTGGTTTACTTCTTGCGCATTAGAAGGTGGTCTTTCAACTATGACGGTTAGGTCCACAAGAGAACCATCTGCTACCGGCACTCTCCTTGCAGTACCATCAAGCTTACCTTTGAGCTCTGGGATAACCTCTCCTATAGCCTTTGCTGCGCCGGTGGTTGTGGGAATTATGTTTATACCAGCAGCCCTTGCCCTCCTCAAATCTTTATGTGGTAAATCCAGCACCCTTTGGTCGTTGGTGTATGCATGAACCGTAATCATGTAACCCTTCTTTATTCCAAAGTTCTCGTGAAGGACCTTAACCACAGGAGCCAAGCAGTTTGTAGTGCAACTGGCGTTGGAGATTATAAAGTGTTTCTGTGGGTCATACTGCTGATGATTAACTCCAAGCACCACTGTGATGTCTGGGTTCTTTGCAGGTGCAGATATGATAACTCTCTTCACAGTATCCCTAAGGTGAAGCTCTGCTTTTTCCCTTGACGTAAAAGCTCCAGTAGATTCTACAACTATTTCCACACCCACATCCCCCCAGGGTATTAAGGCAGGATCCTTTTCAGAAAAAACCTTTATACTTTTCCCGTTTATTATCAATTCCCCATCCTTAGCTTCAACCACACCCTTGAATACACCATGGACAGAGTCATATTTGAAAAGATGGGCTAAGGTTTTCGTATCCCCCAGGTCGTTAATAGCTACCACTTCAATGTCTTTACTTAGCAAACAAGCCCTTAAAAAAGACCTTCCTATCCTACCAAAACCGTTTATGGCTACCCTTACCATGAGTATTTAATTATAAAGCTTACTGACTTATTTCTGAAATTGCAAGCTTTATTTCGTGTAATAGCATGGCGGGTGTTTTAATAGGATAGTGAAGCTTTTTCACCACTTCCTCTGCAGGATTATCTTTTATTTTCAAACCTTTTAGCTTTTCCTGAAGCACAGAGCTTTCTTGGATTGGATATTTTACGCCCTTTGTGTATTTCAGTACCATATAAGCCCACGGTATATCAAGGACTTTGCATACATCCTCTGCAACCGCATTACAGAAGCTTACGAAAACATCTGCTTCCTGCCCTTCTGAAACTAATTTATAAGCAAGCTTTACTATTCCACCCGCTGTATGGACCTTTAACTCCTTTGACTCTTCCTTTGTTAACTCTTCCAGTTTCTTTATCTTTTCCAAAGCCAACGCGGGATCCGCTCTAAGAATACCCCTTACTGTATTCTTTGTAATGCCTACTATCTGAGCTATTTCCTCATCCGTTTTCAGATACTCGTTCTTTAGGACAACCACAAAAGCAGCCCTTGCCATACTGGGAAGCCAAGTAAGGGTCCTATACTCAGTCAGCTTTGACAGTCCCCCCAATAAATCAATAGCCTTTAGAAATACTCTGGCTGTTAGGTTTTCCAAGCTTTTCACGTCCATCTGCTGTGCTTGGACTTCAGTAATTTCAATTACCATAGCTTAACCTCCTATGGGTTCTTTTATCTTTATCAAACCGGTCTCGGTAATTTCTAAAAAGTGCGTCCTTGTGTCGTGTCCGGACATTCTACAACCGTCTATCCTAAAAAGTCTAACTATGTCTCCTAAGGGTTTTTTATAAAGCTTTGATTTAAAAGAAGAATCTATAAGCTCTTTAGCTACCACCATAGTGCCGTCCAGTATGTGGCTTACTGCATAACCACCTGCAGCTTCTGCGGTAAGCTCTTCATGCCCACTCCTCTTCTGAGATATGAATATAGCGGTCTGATACCACTTTTTCATAAAGTTGTAAAGCCTCCTTACCACCGCGCGAGCCATCATCTCCTTGTTTTCAAATAGCCCCGTCACAGAATCTATTACAGTAAACTTTACTTTGTAGGTCTTTATTACGTAGGCCAAAGTATCCAAAAGGTCTGGTATATTTTCTCTCAGTCTGGTAGAAGACGCAGCATCTATAAGGATTATGTTGTCCTGAAACTTGTTAAAGTCCAAACCCATAGCAATAGCTCTTAGCTTAAGAGAGGCAACCAAAAAGTTAGCGGGCGTTTCAACAGTTACAAAAGCTATCTTGTCCCCCTTGCTGGCTCTGTAAACCGTAAACTGCTCTGCCATTAAGGATTTTCCAGTGTCCGCAACACCGGTCAAGTTCATAACTGAATATGCGGGGATACCTTTCAGTGATTCTTTTACTAACTTTCCGTTTCTTTCCCTTACTATAAAGAAAAGATCATCTAAACCTTCCACACCCGTTTCTACACCGTATATTTCCGGAGCTTCCTCTAAAGCTTGAGATCCAGTGTATATAGCAGATAGCTCAGGTCCGTGTTCTGCCCCCGATTTTTCATACTCCTCAACCCGTTCTCTGAACCCTTCGTGCATCACTGTTTTTAAATATATACTACCAAAAAGTAAATAGCAAGATTTAATTTACTGCAAAACTTTTTCAAATCCTTTAGTGGAGTAAAGCTCTTCCTTAATTGCTGACAGAAGCATATCCAAGGCCTGTTGGTAATCCAAGGTTTTTATCTTACACCCGCTTGCGTATTTGTGTCCTCCACCACCAAGTTTTTCCGCAATCTTTGCTACATCAACTTTTCCCTTGGATCTCAAAGAAACTTTAAAAACTCCCTCATCCGGTTTTTCTATCAAAGCAAAGGCTACTTCCACACCTTCTATGGACCTGGGATAATTTACCAAACCTTCACTGTCTGAATACTCTGTGGCGGTTTCTTTAAAGAATCTATCAAATATAGTTATGCCAGCTATCAGACCATCCTCGTAGCAAGTCAGCGTATCAAGGACTTTAGATATGAGCTTCATCTTGTTTAGCGACTCCCTTTCACTGAACATAACGTAGGTTTGGTGAGGATCTGCACCCAACATAACAAGTTCCTTAGCCATCTCAAACACTTCTGCAGAAGTGTTTGAATACCTAAAAAATCCCGTATCTGTTGCCAAACCAGCGTAAAGACATTGAGCAATCTCTGCGTCAATGCAGTCTTTATCCCAATATTTTAAAAGGTTGTATACTAAACTTGCGGTAGCAGGGGCAGAATGATCTATGTAATCAAACTCCCCGTAAAATTCACCACCTATGTGATGATCTATCCTAACCTTTCTGACCACCTTCACTTCCGCACCGACTCTATAGAAACCAGAAGCATCAACGACTATGCCAAGATCAAAAACTTCATCTGTTGGAAGTCTTATAACTTCATCTGCATGGGGCAAAAAATCAAGAAAGTGGGGCACCTTGTCCTTACATCCAACCTTTACGTTTTTCCCCTTCTTCTTAAGAAAAAGATAAAGCGCCAACGCACTTCCAAGGGTATCCGCATCCGGACTTTCATGGCTCGCTATAAGTATAGAACCCTTTTCCTCTTTTAGCAAATCAACCAAAGGTATGGTTTCCAATCTCATGTCCTCATACCTCCAAAGAAATTTAAATATAAGACATCATCCTTTTCTTATCCATGTTATTGGACCATAATAAACCTCCATAGCAGCTTGAACTATAGATTCAGATAAGGATGGATGGGAAAAAATAGATTCCGCAAGGGACTTTATGCCTATATCAGCTTTTATAAGATGGATCACCTGATGCAGAAGTTCTCCTGCATGAGGTCCTAAGATGTGACATCCCAGTATTTTACCTGTATGTTCATCCACTACCAACCTAACAAACCCTTCATCCTCTCCGTCGTCCATAGCCTTAGGGTTAGACATAAAGGACACTACACCCACCTTATAATCATAGCCCTCTTCCTCTGCCTGATCCTCCGTTAAACCCACAGATGCGACCTCGTAAGCACTGTAAATAACCTTTGGCATTAAGCTTTCGTTCCTTTTCCAATTGTTATCTCCTAAGATGTGGCTTACTGCAACTTTTCCTTCATACATAGATTTGTGGGCAAGCATCAAGGATGAGGTTATATCTCCACAGGCATAGATGTTTTTTACAGAGGTTTGACAATACTGATTTACCTGGACAAAGCCCTTTTCATCCTTTTCTACGCCCACCTCTTCCAAACCTATCCCTTCTGTGTTCGGTTTCCTTCCAACACCTAAAAGGATGCAATCTACCTCCACCACAGAACCATCAGACAGAGCTACCTTTAGCACTTCATCTTCCGAATAATTTAAAACATAAGTCTTTAGCCTTATGTCTATTCCCAATCTTTTAAGCTTCCTTGCGAGATATCTTGAAGATTCCTCCGGTATGCTTGGATAAGGAAGAATTCTATCTTTCATTTCCACCAAAATCACTTCTACCCCGTACATCCGATATATGTAGGCAAATTCTACACCTACCGCACCCCCACCTACAATGAGCATACGCCTTGGGAATTCCTTTAAGCTCCATATTTGGTCCGTGTTAAAAATCTTCCTGCCATCTGGCTTTAAGTTGTCTAAGGATACACAGGAAGAACCCGTTGCCAAAAGTATAAATTTTGTCTTTATTTCCCGCTCTTCTCCTTCCACATAAACCGTGTTCGGATCTTTGAGAACACCCTTACCATAAAAGATTCTGATGCCGAGCTTTTCTGCAAATTTTTTAAAGTTTTCCCTTATGGTAGTTACCACTCTATCCCTACCTTCCGCCAGCTTTTTAGGATCAAGCCTTGGCTCATCAAAAATTATGCCGTAGTTTTTTCCTTTCTTAATCTTTTCCAAAAGATAGGCTCCGTGTCTCATGTATTTGGAAGGAATGCATCCTCTGTTTAGGCAAGAGCCTCCCACTGTTTCCGGAGATAGCTCTACAAAGGCTACCTTCATGCCCCTGCGGTGTGCATAAAGCCCAGCTTCATAGCCCCCACTGCCCGCACCTAAGATCACAAGATCAAACTCCATTCCCTTTTCTCCTCCTTCTTTCTTTATAAACTTCCTTTCTGCACTGTTTTATGATGGTTTTGTATTTGTAATACACGGAAGGTATCTTAATAGGCAATCCATAATAACGCTCCAAAAGAAGCATGATTTCTTCCGAAGTAAGAAACTTGTGATTTCTTATTATACCTTTTATATACTTGATAATCCGCGTTTCTTTCATGATCTAAATAAGTATATCATTCCAGATTAGGATTATAATTTAACTATTAGAATGAGGGAGATAGCGGTTTTTGAAGAACCGGTAAAGAAAAGGAAGGTTTCTTTGGTGCTTGTGGATGTGAATGAAATAGAAATCCCCAACTTTCAAAGGGATATATCCCCTGCCTTAAAAAAGCGCCTAATGACCGCCATAGAAAAGTTAGGTTTTTTGGTGCCGATAATACTTGTAAAGCGGGGAGAAAAACTTTATGTGATAGATGGACAGCACAGGCTTGAAGCTTTAAAAGATATTGGAGGCAAAGAAATATTAGCCATACTTGTTGATGAAGAGCTTTATAGATACTTTTTAGAGTTGAACACGGAAAAGCCACCAAACGTAAAAGAAAAGTCAAAACAAGCTTACAGGCTTTATATGGATCTCCTAAAGGAAAACCCAGAACAGATTGAGGAAGATTTGATAGACTACTTTGAAAAGCCCGAATACATAACCCTTGGCTTTGCTATAGAGGAAGTAGAACCTAAGTTTCCAGCCAGCTTTTACGAAAACTTTGTTTCAAAAATAGACAGGTTTCTTTATACACCACTTAAATCTGCGGTTGAGGAAAGGAGAAAAAGAGCAAAGGCGCTTGCAGAGCTAAACCAGATTGTTAATCAAAAATACGCAGAATTTGGTTGGGACAACGCCCTCTTGAAGGGGGAAATAATCAAGGAAGCCATTCAAAAAGTTTATGGAGCAAGAGTTAGAGTAATTTCCGATGACTTTTACGATGCGGTTGAGAAGGTAAAAAGAGCCTGTGAGAGCTTAACTATTGAGGATTTTGAAAAAGGCGCTGATGTTGAACTCTGAATAGCCATGATAGACACACACTGCCATTTAGATCTGTTGAAAAAGGAAGATTACGAAGAGTCCATAAAGGATGGCTCCTTAGAATACTTGATAACAGTCGGTTACGACAGAAAAACTATTGAAAACGCTCTTAGGATATCTGAGCAGGAGGATAAGGTTTATTGTGCAATAGGTTTTCATCCACACGAAGCGGACAAAGTCAAGGATCAGGACCTTGAATGGTTAAAAAGTTTGGCGCTTAGTCACCCAAAGGTTAAGGCTTTGGGAGAAATAGGATTAGATTTTTACAAAAACTACTCCGATAGAAAAAAACAAGAGGACATTTTTAGAAAGCAGATTCAGATAGCAAGGGAGCTGGGTCTTCCGATCGTGGTTCATTCAAGGAACGCAGAGGAAGAAACTTACAGAATACTGAGAGAAGAAAAAGCTTATGAAGTGGGTGGTGTGATGCACTGTTTTACTGGAAGCTACGAATTTATGAAAAAATGCATAGACCTTGGCTTTTACATATCTTACTCTGGCATTATTACTTATCCTAACGCATACTCTCTTAGGGAGGTGGTAAAAAGAACTCCAACCCAAAGGATACTTATAGAAACCGATAGTCCTTTCCTTGCACCGCAACCTGTAAGAGGAAAACCTAACAAACCACCTCACATCCGCTATGTTGCAGAAACTTTAGCCCAGATTATACCCAACACAAACTTAGAGGATGTAGATAGGATGACTTCCGAAAATGCAAAACTCATCTTCAACATAGGCAATAATAGCAAAAAGGAGTCCATAACATACGTCATAAATAACAAACTTTACATAAACCTTACGAACAAGTGCAACCTTCATTGCGTGTTCTGTCAGAGGGAAAGAGAAAGAAACTTTATGGTAAAGGGCTATTGGGTTTGGGTTTCAAAAGATCCGTCTGTAGAGGAAGTAATAAGGGAAATAGGTGATCCGAAAAAATACGACGAAATTGTTTTTTGTGGCTATGGCGAGCCTACCTTAAGGTTTTCTGCCTTAAAGGAAATAGCAAGTTGGGTAAAATCGCAAGGCGGTAAAGTGAGAGTAGATACCAACGGCCTTTTATTTACCTTCATGCCAAAGGAAAGTCTAAAACAGCTAAAAGGTTTGGTAGATGTTTGGTCTGTAAGTCTCAATGCTCCTGACGAAGAAACCTATAACAGGGTTTGCAAACCTGTCCAGCCAAATGCCTTTGAAATGGTAGTAGAATTCATAAAAGAGGCTAAAAATTTGGGCTTTGAAGTAATTGCCACTGCGGTGGATTTTCCGGGTGTTGATATGAAGAAGACTGAAGAACTTGCTACAAGTTTGGGTGCTAAGTGGAGGGCAAGAATATACGAATCTGTTGGATAGATTGAGATTAAAATAAACCTTTAAGGAGGGTCATAATGGTTGATCCAGATATACTGCTTCTTGCCATAGTTAATATGTCAGAAGGTGTTAAGGCTCTTATAGGGGACAAGGGAGCTAAGGCGGTCCTTAGGGATGCGGGAAGGCAATCTGGACCAAAGCTTCTTGAAAGCTTAATTGGACATTTCCCAGAAGTGCTTGATAAGGAAGAAGCTTTAAGAAGGGCGTGCATTATACTAGAAGACTTGGGATTTGCGAAGGTTATAAGTAAAGAAGATGGGAAAATCACTATAGAAGAAGACATATTTACCGATGCTATAGTAGGAGAAAATGTGGCAGAATCTCCCATAATATACTTTTTTGCCGGGCTTATAGAGGGTTTCGTTTCCTTCATGAGCGATCAAAAGCTTACCCTAATACCAGAAACTGTAGAAAGGGGGAAAATCGTTTATAAATACTCATAGTTTTAAGTGGCAAAGGCTGTTGAGTAATCTTAGATGGAATCTATCTCCGTCAAATTCCAAAAGGCTTATTCCTGTGTTGTCCATGTGAATATTCCATAAGTTATTCAGGCTCAATCCAACAGTCAGGCATACAATAGCGTGCAACGTGCCACCATGGGCTACCACGCACAATCTATTTTGCGGTAAGCTGATAAGATCCTCCAAAAAGCTTTTAACCCTGTTTTCAAACTCCTTCATATTTTCTTGCGTTGGTAAAGGATAGGTTATTGGATCCTTTAGCCAATTAAGGAAAGTCTCTTTATTTTCTTCTACCAAACTCCAAAAATGTTTTCCTTCAAAAACTCCAAAGGACATCTCCCTTATTCTTTCATCAACCTTGAGGGGAATATCCAAAACATCGCTTATGGTTTGTGCAGTTTTGTATGCCCTCCTCTGTGGAGAGCTAATTATTAGTTGTATTCCCTTGTCTTTTAGAAACTCTGCGCACATCCTTGCTT
Above is a genomic segment from Thermocrinis jamiesonii containing:
- the gap gene encoding type I glyceraldehyde-3-phosphate dehydrogenase — protein: MVRVAINGFGRIGRSFLRACLLSKDIEVVAINDLGDTKTLAHLFKYDSVHGVFKGVVEAKDGELIINGKSIKVFSEKDPALIPWGDVGVEIVVESTGAFTSREKAELHLRDTVKRVIISAPAKNPDITVVLGVNHQQYDPQKHFIISNASCTTNCLAPVVKVLHENFGIKKGYMITVHAYTNDQRVLDLPHKDLRRARAAGINIIPTTTGAAKAIGEVIPELKGKLDGTARRVPVADGSLVDLTVIVERPPSNAQEVNQVFKRASENELKGILQYTEDPIVSQDIVGNEHSSIFDAGLTQVIEDMVHVGAWYDNEWGYSCRLRDLVLYIASRS
- a CDS encoding bacterio-opsin activator, whose product is MVIEITEVQAQQMDVKSLENLTARVFLKAIDLLGGLSKLTEYRTLTWLPSMARAAFVVVLKNEYLKTDEEIAQIVGITKNTVRGILRADPALALEKIKKLEELTKEESKELKVHTAGGIVKLAYKLVSEGQEADVFVSFCNAVAEDVCKVLDIPWAYMVLKYTKGVKYPIQESSVLQEKLKGLKIKDNPAEEVVKKLHYPIKTPAMLLHEIKLAISEISQ
- a CDS encoding KaiC domain-containing protein, with the translated sequence MHEGFRERVEEYEKSGAEHGPELSAIYTGSQALEEAPEIYGVETGVEGLDDLFFIVRERNGKLVKESLKGIPAYSVMNLTGVADTGKSLMAEQFTVYRASKGDKIAFVTVETPANFLVASLKLRAIAMGLDFNKFQDNIILIDAASSTRLRENIPDLLDTLAYVIKTYKVKFTVIDSVTGLFENKEMMARAVVRRLYNFMKKWYQTAIFISQKRSGHEELTAEAAGGYAVSHILDGTMVVAKELIDSSFKSKLYKKPLGDIVRLFRIDGCRMSGHDTRTHFLEITETGLIKIKEPIGG
- a CDS encoding DHH family phosphoesterase encodes the protein MRLETIPLVDLLKEEKGSILIASHESPDADTLGSALALYLFLKKKGKNVKVGCKDKVPHFLDFLPHADEVIRLPTDEVFDLGIVVDASGFYRVGAEVKVVRKVRIDHHIGGEFYGEFDYIDHSAPATASLVYNLLKYWDKDCIDAEIAQCLYAGLATDTGFFRYSNTSAEVFEMAKELVMLGADPHQTYVMFSERESLNKMKLISKVLDTLTCYEDGLIAGITIFDRFFKETATEYSDSEGLVNYPRSIEGVEVAFALIEKPDEGVFKVSLRSKGKVDVAKIAEKLGGGGHKYASGCKIKTLDYQQALDMLLSAIKEELYSTKGFEKVLQ
- the lpdA gene encoding dihydrolipoyl dehydrogenase; translation: MEFDLVILGAGSGGYEAGLYAHRRGMKVAFVELSPETVGGSCLNRGCIPSKYMRHGAYLLEKIKKGKNYGIIFDEPRLDPKKLAEGRDRVVTTIRENFKKFAEKLGIRIFYGKGVLKDPNTVYVEGEEREIKTKFILLATGSSCVSLDNLKPDGRKIFNTDQIWSLKEFPRRMLIVGGGAVGVEFAYIYRMYGVEVILVEMKDRILPYPSIPEESSRYLARKLKRLGIDIRLKTYVLNYSEDEVLKVALSDGSVVEVDCILLGVGRKPNTEGIGLEEVGVEKDEKGFVQVNQYCQTSVKNIYACGDITSSLMLAHKSMYEGKVAVSHILGDNNWKRNESLMPKVIYSAYEVASVGLTEDQAEEEGYDYKVGVVSFMSNPKAMDDGEDEGFVRLVVDEHTGKILGCHILGPHAGELLHQVIHLIKADIGIKSLAESIFSHPSLSESIVQAAMEVYYGPITWIRKG
- a CDS encoding ParB/RepB/Spo0J family partition protein, whose translation is MREIAVFEEPVKKRKVSLVLVDVNEIEIPNFQRDISPALKKRLMTAIEKLGFLVPIILVKRGEKLYVIDGQHRLEALKDIGGKEILAILVDEELYRYFLELNTEKPPNVKEKSKQAYRLYMDLLKENPEQIEEDLIDYFEKPEYITLGFAIEEVEPKFPASFYENFVSKIDRFLYTPLKSAVEERRKRAKALAELNQIVNQKYAEFGWDNALLKGEIIKEAIQKVYGARVRVISDDFYDAVEKVKRACESLTIEDFEKGADVEL
- a CDS encoding YchF/TatD family DNA exonuclease; this translates as MIDTHCHLDLLKKEDYEESIKDGSLEYLITVGYDRKTIENALRISEQEDKVYCAIGFHPHEADKVKDQDLEWLKSLALSHPKVKALGEIGLDFYKNYSDRKKQEDIFRKQIQIARELGLPIVVHSRNAEEETYRILREEKAYEVGGVMHCFTGSYEFMKKCIDLGFYISYSGIITYPNAYSLREVVKRTPTQRILIETDSPFLAPQPVRGKPNKPPHIRYVAETLAQIIPNTNLEDVDRMTSENAKLIFNIGNNSKKESITYVINNKLYINLTNKCNLHCVFCQRERERNFMVKGYWVWVSKDPSVEEVIREIGDPKKYDEIVFCGYGEPTLRFSALKEIASWVKSQGGKVRVDTNGLLFTFMPKESLKQLKGLVDVWSVSLNAPDEETYNRVCKPVQPNAFEMVVEFIKEAKNLGFEVIATAVDFPGVDMKKTEELATSLGAKWRARIYESVG
- a CDS encoding histidine phosphatase family protein: MKKLIYLVRHAQSEFNEKGIFQGRLDSDLTPLGFVQARMCAEFLKDKGIQLIISSPQRRAYKTAQTISDVLDIPLKVDERIREMSFGVFEGKHFWSLVEENKETFLNWLKDPITYPLPTQENMKEFENRVKSFLEDLISLPQNRLCVVAHGGTLHAIVCLTVGLSLNNLWNIHMDNTGISLLEFDGDRFHLRLLNSLCHLKL